The genomic segment ACCAGTTCACTAGGGACCATTTTATCACTCACCTACATCAAAGTACACCAATCACCATCTGACAATTTCTCATACAAAAATCCATTGTACTGAGGCAATTGATAATCCTAAAGAGCACAGTTATAATGATCACAAACCTTGATTCCAAGTGGGTTAGCTATTCCCCTCAGAAACTCAACATGAGCACCATCAAGTTGGCGAGTTCGTTCTCCAACCCAAACCATGTGCGCAGAACAATCATAGTAAAGCCCAGATGTTGAATCCTCTCTAGTGAGCGCTTGCTCATAAGGCAGCAGTAAGCACTCGTGGGATGTCCAAAACTCAGTAGTAGTCATGATTGGGTGAGCATTAGTAAGTCCAGCAGCACTCATGAATCCTAAAGCCTCATCAACTCTATTGGCCAATTCACGGTACCTGTTTTAGTCACAACAAGTAGTTATAAGAAAACCTTATCTCCAATTTAATTTTAACATCATAACAAACAAGAATACAACCAAAGAGAGAAGTTAACGAACCTGTCACCCTGTTCACTATGCTGGGTGAAATCAAGATTCCACTGGCTAACTCTCTGCATAGCTGCATACCCTCCAGTTGCAAATGCTCTCAAGAGATTCAACGTAGCCACAGACTGTGTATACGCTCTAACCATCCTATGAGGATCAGGGATCCTCGATTTCTCATCAAAAGCATCACCATTTATGTTATCACCTCTGTAACTCGGCAGCTTCACGCCATCTTTCTCCTCAAATGGGTCTGATCTCGGCTTCGCAAACTGACCAGCCATTCTTCCCACCTGAATATttataaaaccaacaaaattcaTAAACTTTCcataaaccaaactcaaaacatATAGAAAAACTCGAGTCTTGAGCATTAAAAAACCGACCTTGAAAACTGGCAACTGGCCACCGAACATGAGAACAACACCCATctgaagaagaaccctaaagGTATCTCTAATGTTATTAGCGTTAAACTCCTTGAAACTCTCAGCACAATCACCACCTTGGAGCATAAAGGCCTGACCCATAGCCGCTAGTCCAAGCTTCTCCTCTAGCTTCCTCGCCTCACCAGCGAAAACAATAGGAGGAAAAGACGAAAGCGTCTGTATAACAGATTCGAGATCCTTCTGATCTGGATACTCCGGTAACTGCAAAGCTTTCATCGATTTCCAACTGTCTAGACTCCATTTAGCCGAGGCAGAGCCTGATTGGGTGCTTGATTTCTTGGGGTCAGTCGAATGAACGGCGAAAACAGGGGAGAAAGAGATCGGACGGCGAGGAGCGTGGCGGTAAGGTAAGAACGATTTCGTTGTGAGAGGAGAAGACGCGTTTAGAGTCACCATCTCTGAACGAAACGACTTGCTTTGGGATTTGATTGACGACTGGTTCGGCCACAGGATAGAACAGAGccagaaataaaagagatgacTCTTTTATagccaaataattaaaaacaaactataGCCACATGTATGTGTGAATCGAACGAACACATCTGAATGAAACAGAGGGTTACCACCGGTTTTAACGTCACCCAATTATCATCTACAAGTGCTCTCCATCGTCTAAACCCACCTGTGacactgttgttgttgttgttacagaCAGACTTCAATGTTTTAAAGTTATGGCTGATCACTTGATATTTTCTCTTCAAGCTCCtacttttttgatttttccttctcttcaccGTCCATGGGGTTTCTTTCGGAGACTTCCTGGTGGAGTTAGATTCTCCGTTAAGGAGTTCCGATTGTCTTCTCAACTACAGTTGGCTAAGTCCGTTTCACATTCACAGTCTTTAGCTTCCGCTTCTTCTCCATGTCCACCGGAGAAGTTCGATCTCGTGTCCACCACTCGTAAGTCTTcgtgtcttcttttgttttctcttcctctctgaaACTAGTCTAGTCTCTTCGGCAAAGTTTTGTGCTTTACTTTATTTCCCTAATTTTTGAAGTGTCTGAAGCTTCAATTACGAGATTATCACAAGTTTTACTTCGAATTTGAGTATCAAACATAAGATCTTGCTTAGTTTCAAAATGTCTGAATATGATTGCTTCCGAAgctaagaataaaaaaaaagttaatgtacTTTAAAATCTGAGCTTAGCTTTTGGATCTGCAGAGCTTAAGGATGGAAGTTATGTCTTCCGGTTTGGGGATGCAAGTGAAATTGAGAAATATCTAGAGGCTGAAGAAAAAGCGAGATgcgtagaagaagaagtagagaagAAGCAACATGCGAATACATCAGAAGAAGCCAGTGAAGTTTCAAGGAAACAACGGGTAAAAGATCTTGATCCTGTTCCTGTATTGAAGGAAAAATCTGATGCGAAGAAAGAGGAAAGTGCTGCTCCTTCCAACCTTAGTAGCAATGTCATCAAAATTAAGGATCGTAAAAGGGTTCGTGCTCCtactaagaagaaaaaagaaactttaattTCGGTGAATGTATCACGGAGCCAAGAAGATAAGGTTGAAACGAAACTTGCTAGTGTGTCCAATCTGAGCTCCATAGCTACTGTAGCAGAAGCTATTCCTACTAGCTCAACTGAAGAAAATGCAGTTGTTTCTGAGGAATCTGAGCCAGTTGCTGTGGAGCCTCTTTCTTCTAAAGTCATGGAGACAGTTTCAGTCAATAAAATAGGAGACCGTGAGACAAATGGTTATCAACAAATCACTGAGAATCGTATGGAGGTTCAAACAAGACCGAGATCATCTAGTTCACAACATGGCTCACAGTCCCATGGTCTTGAGGAAGTTGTGACTGTATCCACCGTCGAAATTGATGACAATTTGGCTGTGAGGGAAAAGCCTGTGGGAACCATTGAAGCTGAGGAGAATCTTGTAGTTGAACCAACAGCTACAGCTGCTGTGTTTCCTGATGAATTCGTTTCAACTCCAGAAGCAACACCTAGCAGCGTTGATGAGATCGCTCAAAGGCCTGTATCGTCTGAGGAAAATCCTATGAAAAGTTTTGAAGCTGAGGAAGATAATTTAGCTGAACCTGGCTCACAGTCCCAGGATCTTGAGGAAGTTGCGCCTGTATACGCCATCGAAATTGATGACAATTTGGCTGTGAGGGAAAAGCCTGTGAAAAATATTGAAGCTGAGGAGAATCTTGTAGTTGAACCAACAGATACAGCTGCTGCTGGTGAACTCATTTCAACTTCAGAAGCAATAGATTGTAGCGTTGATGAGATCGCTCAAAAGCCTGTAATTGATACTTCTGAGGAAAAACCTATAAAAACTTTTGAACCTGAGGAGAATATTTTAGTTGAACCGGAAGCAACACATCTCAGCAACGCTGAGATCGCGGAAAAGCCTGCAGTTGATGCGTCTGAGGTGGTGAGTCCTTACTCTAAACCATTAAGTAGTTTTAACAGTGTAGAAGGAAGGATACATCAGAGAATGTTGTTGAACAGAATATAGTGCCACCACTCTAATTACTTATCATATATGAAGGAAAATGATGGAGAAAATGTGGCTTCAACCATAGAAGATGAAATAACTGTGAAGGACGCAATAATTGATAATGGTAGCATATCTAAAACCGCCGATGAAACAGAAGGGGAAGATCTCCAAGTTCCTGCACTTGAAACGACCACTCTTGAACCAATTGAAGTGGCTTCTGACAGGTTAGTAAGTCATATATATTACTCTTGTGTTAAACAAACTGGACTATTGTCTTGCATAGATACAGCTACATGtatctatgtatatttttataccGGGCTAGGAATCATACTGCatgcttgttttgttttggttggatGTTTGTCATCTAAACAGGGAAGAGCTTTTGTCCAAAGAATTTTACTTGGACTCTGGTTTGGCTTCACTCCAAAGGCCCTATAAGGTACCTGTGATCCTTTTCTGTTTAGTTAAACTAAAAGTAGGGAGAATTGTTGAAATGCTAAGTTTCTGACACTCCATTATATAGTATACTACAAGATTATCACATGATCTTTCATATCTTAATCACATTCTCATTTCCCGCCACCTCAAAAACGTCATTTCTAACATTCtgacaattttttgaaattttaagtcCTTATACTTATGTTATGtggagaataatttagaaatagTGATGTTCAGGCTTTGGCAGGTCGGGAAGATGCTTATTTTACCTTTCACCACAACTGGATAGGTATTGCTGATGGAGTCTCTCAGTGGTCATTTGAAGGTACATTTAAGTATTTTCACATAGCTTTTCAAAGTTCTGCAGAAACTCACTCACGTGTATAATTTTCTTGTCGAATATATGTTTGGTTCATATTCAGGAATCAATAAGGGAATGTATTCTCAAGAACTCATGAGCAACTGTCAGAAGATTATTTCTGATGAAACCGCTAAGATGACTGACCCAGTTCAAGTTCTCCATAGAAGTGTCAATGAGACCAAGTCCTCTGGATCATCAACAGCCTTAATTGCTCATCTTGACAATAATGTGAGACTTGGTCCCTAACAATGTATGATACATTGAAAATCCTTTTGAGATAAAGTCATTCAGTgatcatgtaaaattattttgtaattcgTAGGAACTCCACATTGCCAATATCGGAGATACAGGATTCATAGTTATTAGGGACGGCACAGTATTGCAGAAGTCGTCTCCAATGtttcatcatttttgttttcccttaCAAATTACGCAAGGCTGTGATGTCCTAAAACTTGCAGAGGTACGATGCTGTTACTACTTAAAGCAATGACATCTTTACACTCTTGAATGGTTAATGTAAACCACAATATGTGCGCTTGCTTTACACAATGTACAGGTTTACAATGTGAAACTGGATGAAGGCGATGTTGTCATCGTAGCAACTGATGGACTCTTTGACAATTTGTACGAGAAAGAAATAGTTTCAATAGTTTGCGAGTCACTGGAACAGAGTTTGGAACCTCAGGTGCTCAGTGTCTTGAATTCTTACTCTATTCTTAGCTCTTATCATCAAATTGGTTTTGAGAAACATATCGATTCTAACATCAATGTTGGTGGATTTTTATTAACAGGAAATAGCAGAGTTAGTGGCTGCAAAGGCACAAGAGGTGGGAGGAagtgaaacagagagaacacCGTTTGCAGACGcagctaaagaagaaggatatGTTGGACACAAAGGTGGTAAACTTGATGCTGTTACTGTCATCGTTTCATTCGTCAAAACTGTCTCTACTTAATTATACCAACATTGATGTAAGATGTAAataatgaagagagagagatacaccATTCTagtttttacaatatatatattgaaacgatgtaaaatctaaaccaatcaTGTAAGCCGGATCAGTCTAGgatccgaaccgatatccaATTTCCGACCCAAACCTAGTAAACAGAGTGATGCTAAACCCTGACTCAGAGCCACtcagacccaaaaaaaaaggatgaagcTTTTTCTAAGGAATGCTTCTTCAataaccttaaaccctaaattagcGAGTACGATTCTTCCTTCAATCCTCGTGAAACCCTTTTCTCAATCCACCACCATTCCCAAGAAACAAGATCGAGTTCGTGACCATGGCTACGACAATTACATGGAAGTCGAGAAAAAAATCCGTAAAGTCATCAAATTTCACAGCTTGATTCTCTCACAACCAAACAACACCATCGCAATCTCTCTCCTAGACACGTTAGCTCGTCGTCTAGGTCTCGGGTTCAAGCAACACGAGCCAGGCGCTTTCCTCCTCAAATTCCCACACGTGTTCGAGATATACGAGCACCCAGTTCAACGAATCCTCTATGCTCGATTAACAAGAAAGGCTTTGGATCAAATCCGCGACGAGCACGAAGCTCTTCTCTCCCAAATACCCGACGCAGTGACCCGGTTGAGGAAACTCGTGATGATGTCGAATACGGGTCGGATCCGTCTTGAGCATGTAAGGATCGCTCGCACTGAGTTTGGTCTCCCTGAAGATTTCGAGTACTCTGTGGTTCTGAAACATCCAGAGTTCTTTAGGCTCATTGATGCTGAAGAGACTCGAGATAAGTACATTGAGATTGTGGAGAGAGATTCTAGTTTAACGATTTGTGCGATTGAGAGAGTTAGAGAGATTGAGTATAGAACAAAAGGTATTGATGCAGAGGATGTTAGATTCTCATTCGTTGTGAATTTTCCTCCTGGTTTCAAGATTGGAAAGTATTTTCGAATCGCTGTTTGGAAATGGCAGAGACTTCCTTATTGGTCACCTTATGAGGATATATCTGGTTACGATTTGAGATCAATGGAAGCTCAGAATAGATTAGAGAAGAGAGCTGTTGCTTGTATCCATGAGTTGTTGTCTTTGACTCTTGAGAAGAAGATCACGCTTGAGAGAATTGCTCATTTTAGAAATGTTATGAATTTGCCTAAGAAGTTGAAAGAGTTTCTTCTGCAGCATCAGGGGATATTTTATATATCGACTCGTGGGAATTATGGGAAGCTTCATACGGTGTTTTTAAGAGAGGCGTATAAGAGAGGGGAGTTGGTTGAACCAAATGATGTGTATTTAGCTAGGAGGAGATTAGCTGAGCTTGTGTTGATGAGTCCTAGAAAAGCTAAGGTTGATGCAGAGTTGGTTAGCTACAGAAATGGattggatgatgaagatgatattgaATGAACGTACGAGTTTCTTGACTGTTGCTTTATCTACACTCTCATTCTCTGGGCATTATGGTaagatcttctttttttttttaactatagcTTTACTCTGATGGATGGGTTGATAGCCAAATGATAATGTTGTTGAGCtttgaaatttatgattttcttctcttctattaGCAGATTtggactgatgatgatgatgatgatgaattggtgGTTGTGAAAAGATGCTTCTTCACTGGGATGGGTAAATGATTGTGAAGCTCACTAATTGTTCTGTGACAATttgaatcgaagaagaaagatgcCAACAAGATTGCTTACTTCAGCTGCAAGATATACTTTGGCTCTACTCTTTCTCATCAGCATTATACCTTATCTCGATTCTTGATTTTGGCAAGATACTGGTTCTGGAATATTTTTAGCCTCAAGTCCCCTGTGGTTTAAGCCAAGAATCCTTATTACCTGTCTACTTGTtgcaaaccaaataaaaaaggttTCTTTGCTTATGCAAGTACCCCCATAAGCATCAACAAAAAGACAAttcttttgtaataaatatcTTGAACTTGTAAATGTCTTGGCCTTTGTCATTTTCcattttcatcatcaccatcacgtGATTGGCTAATACAAATAActacttttctattttattatttcgcCACAAACCgtgaaagatggagaaaatgAATGTCCGTTTTATGATTGTGTTGATGGTTATGTCTTTGGTTCTGGGTTTTTCGTCGGCAGTTGATTTCAGATGGAGGAAAACAGCTGGATTCTCTGATAGATTTGCCAGAGCTGTCTCTTCAGTAGTGTTCCCTGTTCATGGCAACGTTTATCCTCTTGggtatatatttctatttatatttcCAAACTCTTTCACAAAATTATTGCTTGCCTTTCTCA from the Camelina sativa cultivar DH55 chromosome 12, Cs, whole genome shotgun sequence genome contains:
- the LOC104729908 gene encoding phospho-2-dehydro-3-deoxyheptonate aldolase 2, chloroplastic-like, with translation MVTLNASSPLTTKSFLPYRHAPRRPISFSPVFAVHSTDPKKSSTQSGSASAKWSLDSWKSMKALQLPEYPDQKDLESVIQTLSSFPPIVFAGEARKLEEKLGLAAMGQAFMLQGGDCAESFKEFNANNIRDTFRVLLQMGVVLMFGGQLPVFKVGRMAGQFAKPRSDPFEEKDGVKLPSYRGDNINGDAFDEKSRIPDPHRMVRAYTQSVATLNLLRAFATGGYAAMQRVSQWNLDFTQHSEQGDRYRELANRVDEALGFMSAAGLTNAHPIMTTTEFWTSHECLLLPYEQALTREDSTSGLYYDCSAHMVWVGERTRQLDGAHVEFLRGIANPLGIKVSDKMVPSELVKLIEILNPQNKPGRITVIVRMGAENMRVKLPHLIRAVRGAGQIVTWVSDPMHGNTIMAPSGLKTRSFDAIRAELRAFFDVHDQEGSFPGGVHLEMTGQNVTECVGGSRTITYNDLSSRYHTHCDPRLNASQSLELAFIIAERLRKRRLGSGNNLSSIGV
- the LOC104729907 gene encoding probable protein phosphatase 2C 62 isoform X1, yielding MADHLIFSLQAPTFLIFPSLHRPWGFFRRLPGGVRFSVKEFRLSSQLQLAKSVSHSQSLASASSPCPPEKFDLVSTTQLKDGSYVFRFGDASEIEKYLEAEEKARCVEEEVEKKQHANTSEEASEVSRKQRVKDLDPVPVLKEKSDAKKEESAAPSNLSSNVIKIKDRKRVRAPTKKKKETLISVNVSRSQEDKVETKLASVSNLSSIATVAEAIPTSSTEENAVVSEESEPVAVEPLSSKVMETVSVNKIGDRETNGYQQITENRMEVQTRPRSSSSQHGSQSHGLEEVVTVSTVEIDDNLAVREKPVGTIEAEENLVVEPTATAAVFPDEFVSTPEATPSSVDEIAQRPVSSEENPMKSFEAEEDNLAEPGSQSQDLEEVAPVYAIEIDDNLAVREKPVKNIEAEENLVVEPTDTAAAGELISTSEAIDCSVDEIAQKPVIDTSEEKPIKTFEPEENILVEPEATHLSNAEIAEKPAVDASEVENDGENVASTIEDEITVKDAIIDNGSISKTADETEGEDLQVPALETTTLEPIEVASDREELLSKEFYLDSGLASLQRPYKALAGREDAYFTFHHNWIGIADGVSQWSFEGINKGMYSQELMSNCQKIISDETAKMTDPVQVLHRSVNETKSSGSSTALIAHLDNNELHIANIGDTGFIVIRDGTVLQKSSPMFHHFCFPLQITQGCDVLKLAEVYNVKLDEGDVVIVATDGLFDNLYEKEIVSIVCESLEQSLEPQEIAELVAAKAQEVGGSETERTPFADAAKEEGYVGHKGGKLDAVTVIVSFVKTVST
- the LOC104729907 gene encoding probable protein phosphatase 2C 62 isoform X2 encodes the protein MADHLIFSLQAPTFLIFPSLHRPWGFFRRLPGGVRFSVKEFRLSSQLQLAKSVSHSQSLASASSPCPPEKFDLVSTTQLKDGSYVFRFGDASEIEKYLEAEEKARCVEEEVEKKQHANTSEEASEVSRKQRVKDLDPVPVLKEKSDAKKEESAAPSNLSSNVIKIKDRKRVRAPTKKKKETLISVNVSRSQEDKVETKLASVSNLSSIATVAEAIPTSSTEENAVVSEESEPVAVEPLSSKVMETVSVNKIGDRETNGYQQITENRMEVQTRPRSSSSQHGSQSHGLEEVVTVSTVEIDDNLAVREKPVGTIEAEENLVVEPTATAAVFPDEFVSTPEATPSSVDEIAQRPVSSEENPMKSFEAEEDNLAEPGSQSQDLEEVAPVYAIEIDDNLAVREKPVKNIEAEENLVVEPTDTAAAGELISTSEAIDCSVDEIAQKPVIDTSEEKPIKTFEPEENILVEPEATHLSNAEIAEKPAVDASEENDGENVASTIEDEITVKDAIIDNGSISKTADETEGEDLQVPALETTTLEPIEVASDREELLSKEFYLDSGLASLQRPYKALAGREDAYFTFHHNWIGIADGVSQWSFEGINKGMYSQELMSNCQKIISDETAKMTDPVQVLHRSVNETKSSGSSTALIAHLDNNELHIANIGDTGFIVIRDGTVLQKSSPMFHHFCFPLQITQGCDVLKLAEVYNVKLDEGDVVIVATDGLFDNLYEKEIVSIVCESLEQSLEPQEIAELVAAKAQEVGGSETERTPFADAAKEEGYVGHKGGKLDAVTVIVSFVKTVST
- the LOC104729905 gene encoding protein ROOT PRIMORDIUM DEFECTIVE 1-like, which produces MKLFLRNASSITLNPKLASTILPSILVKPFSQSTTIPKKQDRVRDHGYDNYMEVEKKIRKVIKFHSLILSQPNNTIAISLLDTLARRLGLGFKQHEPGAFLLKFPHVFEIYEHPVQRILYARLTRKALDQIRDEHEALLSQIPDAVTRLRKLVMMSNTGRIRLEHVRIARTEFGLPEDFEYSVVLKHPEFFRLIDAEETRDKYIEIVERDSSLTICAIERVREIEYRTKGIDAEDVRFSFVVNFPPGFKIGKYFRIAVWKWQRLPYWSPYEDISGYDLRSMEAQNRLEKRAVACIHELLSLTLEKKITLERIAHFRNVMNLPKKLKEFLLQHQGIFYISTRGNYGKLHTVFLREAYKRGELVEPNDVYLARRRLAELVLMSPRKAKVDAELVSYRNGLDDEDDIE